In Desulfobacterales bacterium, the genomic window TGGCAATTCACTGCCGAGGATGCCAGGATAAAACTACGCCGCCTCTATCCGACAATTGATGGTTGACGAGACACTAGGGCAAAACTGGGTAATCGGCGAAGCAAGAAATGTCGGCTCAATCCATTCTGATATCTGGCAAGGACGGGCGGTCGATCTCGCAGGATCAAATTTGATTGCGGTTTACCCGACTGTAGGATGGTGGCGGGAAAGGAACCATCTGAATCGGTGGAATCGGCGATGCCGCTATGCATTGGTCGTATCTATTTATGCGCCGGAACAAGTGGTCGATATTTATACACCTGTTACAGTGCAAGTTGGTATTCCGGTCGCTATTCCAATACCCATAGTTCTTGGGCAAACTTCCCGATGAATCTGGTTGAGCAGATCGGCAGCGGCATCCAGCGCATTTTCGATATATGCCGGGAATATGGCGTGGCCAAACCGAAGTTTGAAATTTCAGAAGATTGGGTAACGGTGGTGTTTCCTCGTTTGCCCGGAAGAGTTATCCGGAAAGTCACCGACCAAGTCACCGACCAAGTTGCCGACCAAGTCACCGACCAAGTCCTGAAGCTGTTGAAAATACTTGAAGGGACTGAGGCTGGCAGCCTCTGGGTCATGGAGCAACTGAAGCTCTCCCATCGACCGACATTCAGAAAGAACTATCTTCATCCAGCGGTTGAATCTGGGCTGATAGAGATGACCATACCCGACAAACCGCGCAGCAGCAAGCAGCGCTATCGGCTGACGGCGAAGGGAAGGGATTTTCTTGAAAAACAGGGAGGAAACCAGTGAGTCCGGCGCTGTACACTGAAGACACCCTTGTGCAACAAACCACCGCTGAGTACCTGGAGCATCAATTAGGCTGGGAGTCTGTTTATGCCTACAACACCGAGACCTTCGGACCGGAGGGAACCCTCGGCCGAGGCGATGACCGGGAGGTAGTGCTCACCCGATATCTCTATTTAAAACTCATGGAATTTAACCCCGGCCTTCCAGACGATGCGTACCAGGAAGCCGTCCGTCAAATTACCTCTATCACTGCCGCCCAGACGCTGCTGACGACGAATCGGGAAAAGCACGAGCTGATAAAAGATGGCATCCAGGTTACCTTTCGCAACGACAAAGGCGAGCGCGTGCGGCAGCGCCTAAAGGTATTCGATTACGCCGATCCGACGAACAACCACTTTCTTTGCGTGCGGGAATTTTGGGTGCGGGGCGATCTTTACCGGCGGCGTGCGGATATTGTGGGGTTTGTCAATGGTTTGCCGCTGCTGTTCATGGAACTGAAGAATGTTAGCAAGGACATTCGCGCGGCTTACGAAAAGAATTTTAAAGATTACAAGGACACGGTTCCCCACCTGTTCCATCACAACGCCTTTGTGGTGCTGGCAAACGGCATGGATGCAAAGCTGGGTTCAGTGACCAGCCGGTTCGAACACTTTCACGAATGGAAGCGTCTGGCCGAAGATCAGCCCGGCGCAGTTGAAATGGAGACGCTGCTTAAGGGCGTTTGCGACAAGCGAAATTTTATGGACCTGGTGGAAAACCTTATCGTTTTTGATGATTCTTCGAGCGGACCCAAAAAAATTCTGGCGCGCAACCACCAGTTCCTGGGTGTAAACCGCGCCATCGAAGCAGTCGTGGATCGTAAGAACCGCCAGGGCAAGTTGGGCGTTTTCTGGCATACCCAAGGGGCAGGCAAGAGCTACTCCATGGTGTTCTTTACACGGAAAATCCACCGCAAGCTCGGCGGCAACTTCACCTTCCTGATCCTGACCGACCGTGAGGATCTGGATACCCAGATTTACAAAACTTTTGCCGGATGCGGCGTAGTGGACAATGACCGAGATCCCTGCCGGGCATCCAGCGGGAAACACCTAAACCGCCTGCTGGTCCAGCACAAGTCACATATTTTTTCGCTGATTCAAAAGTTCAATCAGGATGCAAACTCGGCTGCGGGCCACACTCTGCGTGATGACGTCATCGTCATCACCGACGAGGCGCACAGGACCCAGTATGGGACCCTGGCGCTGAACATGCGAAATATACTGCCAAATGCCAGCTACATCGGTTTTACGGGCACGCCGCTCTTCAAGGATGACGAGATAACACGGCGGGTGTTCGGAGAGTACATATCGACGTATGACTTTCAACGGGCGGTCGAGGACAAGGCCACCGTGCCGCTTTATTATGACTCGAGGGGTGAAAAGCTCGGTATAGTCATTGGTGATCTGAATGAGCGGGTCGCTGAGAAGATTGAGGAATTGGAGATTGAAGACATTAATGTGGCGCAGCGGCTGGAGCAGGAACTCAAGCGTGATTACCACGTCATCACCGCCGGTAAGCGGCTGGACCAGATTGCACGGGATTTTGTGCGGCACTATTCCAATGCTTGGGAGTTGGGGAAAACGATGCTGTTGTGCATTGACAAGATCACCTGTGTACGCATGTATCGGCTGATTGAGTTTTATTGGCAGGAACGCATCCGGGAGCTGGAGAAGGAATCAACCTCAGCCGCCGACGAGCAGGAAGAGTCATTCCTCCGTCGGCAGGTCGAATGGATGCGGGAGACACGCATGGCAGTGGTGATCAGCGAGGAACAGGGCGAGGTGGAAAAATTCCGCAAATGGGACCTGGAGATCGCCCCGCACCGTCGGTTGGTCAAAGATGGGATCGATCTGCCGGAATCCATGCGGCAGCAACCTCAGTTTCGAAACATGCAGCGCATGGCGCTGGATGATGCCTTCAAAGAAGAGCAACATCCCTTCCGGATCGCTATCGTATGTGCGATGTGGCTGACCGGCTTCGACGTCCCATGCCTGTCGACACTGTATTTAGATAAGCCTCTTAAAGCCCATACACTCATGCAGGCGATTGCCAGGGCAAATAGGGTCAACGAAGGAAAGAATAACGGACTTATCGTCGACTACTGCGGGATTCTCAAAAATTTGCGAAAAGCCCTTGGGACATTTGCCGGGCAGGGGGCGGGCGGACAAGGGGGCGAAATAGAACCGGCAAAGCCCGAAGAGGAACTGCTTGCCGACTTGGTTGAGGCCATTTCATTTATCAGAGCGTTCTTAAGGGATCGCGGGGCATCACTGGATGAAATCATTACAAAGACTGGTTTCGAACGCAATGGGGCAATTCTTTCCGCCAAGGAGGCAGCAAACGAAAATGATGAAACGCGCAAACGTTTTGAAGTGATGTGCAGGGAGGTATTTAAGAAATTCAAGGCATGTATCAACGTCAAAGAAATCAACGTTCATCGGGCGGAATACGATGCCATCAATGTCGTTTATAAGAGCTTGCAACAGGATCGTGAGAAGGCCGATATTACCGATATCATTCGCCAATTACACATGGTGGTTGATAAGGCTATTGTGGTGAATCCGGATACTGCGGCCGAGGGCCAGAAGCCTTTCGATATCAGCAGGATTGATTTTGACAGACTGCGGAGGGAGTTTGAACGCAGCAAGGCTAAGCAGACAACGATCCAGAACCTTAAGCAAGCCATCGAACAGAGGCTCAGGCGGTTGCTCGAACAGAACCCGTTGCGTACGGACTTCCAGCGGCATTATGAGGAGATCGTGGCTGAGTACAACCGCGAGAAAGATCGGGTCACCATCGAAAAGACTTTTGAGGAACTTTTTCGTTTTTCCAATGGGCTTGATGAAGAAGAGAGACGGGCAATGCGTGAAGGGCTTGATGAAGAGTCCCTGGCGATTTTTGATCTTCTGAAGAAGCCGGATCTGACTTCATCAGATATTAGACGCATCAAGGCTGTGGCTGTCGGGCTGCTTGAGAGGCTAAAAGCCGAGAAACTCAGAGTGGATCACTGGCGAGACAAAGAGTCGACCCGCGATGCTGTCCGGATTGCAATTAGGGATTTTTTGTGAGCGATGATACCGGTCTGCCCATTGATTCCTATAAGGAAAAAGAGGTCGATATCAAAGCTGAAGAGGTCTTTGTTCATGTATTTAGAGCTTATCCTACGGTGCCCTCACCTTTCTATGCAGCGGCAACATGACGATTTTACGAGATAGGAGGGACATTCCTTAATATGTTAATTGCCTGTTTTCAGCTGCCTCCATTTTGTGATATTTTTTACGTCTCACAACCGTGCCCAATCCTGTGATAAGAGAGTATTATTAGAAAATTTCCGGCAAGGGACCTCGGGGCAATGTTGAAAACTTGAACAAATTAAATTTCTGTTCAGTAAAAAAATAATCATTTAAACCCGGTTAAATAAAGAAAAAAAGATTTAACAGGGTGAACAGGATGAATTCGCTCCTGGCACCCGCTTCTTTATTCTATTCACTTCCGGTCCCCCAGGCCGTCTTCCCGCCGGTCCTTGCGAATGGAAAGTATGCGGACGGCCTTTTGCGGTTTGCTGTTTTCGTCAACCGGCATTTCAGCGATTTTATCGGCCACCTCCATCCCCTGAATCACCTTTCCGAACACCGTGTGTTTTCCGGCCAGCCAGGGCGTGTCGACCAGATTGATAAAGAACTGGGAGCCGTTCGAATTCGCACCTGTGTTGGCCATGGCGATCACCCCCCTCAGGGGCGGAGTCGATTTCAGTTTATCATTGTAACGATATCCCAGATTTTCGTAACAGTCTTTTAAGCTCAATTCAGATACTTTCTGCTGTATTTCCTGAATGCGATCCTGGAATTGCTGTTGGGATGTGATCCCCATTTTACGCGCCAGCGGCATCACTACAATTTGGGAGAAATCCTCCCGGCTCCGGACCAGTAGGGAAGGATGCACCGTCCCGTCGGGTTGAACCGCTTTAATTTTATCAAGTCCCAGGGCTGTTGCGTTTATTTCATCGTCAAACGTGTAGCCGGGCCCGCCGGTTCCGTCACCTTGGGGGCATCCCCCCTGAATCATGAAATCCTTGATGACGCGATGGAAAATCAGGTTGTCGTAGAAATGTTTTTTTACTTTTACCTTGGTTTTTGGATCGGTATACTCCTTGCGGCCTTCCGTCAGCGCGATGAAGTTTTTTACCGTCTCCGGCGCTTCCTTGGCAAACAGCTCAAGCAGAATATCGCCGCTGGATGTTTTGATTACGTAAACAGGATTTTTCTGATTCTCAGCGGCCGTCAATGGTGCAGCTACCGTTACATACAGGCATAGCAACAGGGCGAATAAAATAGTTTTTTTCATCTTTTGTCCTTTTTAAATGAGATCATAAAAAAATATTTTCGACATTACAGCTCACATCTTGTCAATGTCATTGCGGCTCTTTCAATCGATCGCCCTGCTGTTTATTGATGTCGCCGATATTTTTTTTCATCTGGTCCATCTGCTCTAAGCTTTTCTGTCCACTGAGTTCCTTGACCGTATCGTCCACCTTTTCACGGGTTTCGGTCCCTTCGCAGCCTGAAAAGGCCAGGAATGCAAGAAGGACAACGGTCAGACGCCGGTTTTTGAAGGTCTTTTTGATCCATGCCATGGTGTTTTCCTTTTTAATCAAGCAGGTTTCAGGTTTTACGCAGGCTATATTCTGGACCTTGCCAGGGTGGACGGTACGAAAATTTCATCGATGCCGAGTCTTCGTTCGGCCAAACCCTGACTATAATGATACCTCAGAAAAGTTTCCAGTGTTTTTCTGTTTGCTTCGATCCCGTAAGGCCAGAAATCCTTTCCCATCAGTTTCTGGGCCTCCCGGACAACACCGTCGATCCAGGGATAGGTGGCCATCGGCTCGTTTTCCTCCAAAAGCCGCTCAATAGCCAAATCCTTGGCTGCCTCAAAAGCTTTGAACAGGCTTGTCGGCAGCCAGGGGAGCGTATCGATTTTTTTCTTGTGCACGGCCAGAAGGTGCATGATGGGGAAGATCCCCGTGCGCTGGAAGTACGCCTGCTCCTTTTCGATAAAGTTTGGAAAAAGGCGCACGATGTCGGGATGCCCTTCGTTAAAACAGGTCGGTGCCCTGGGGCCGATCAGCGCGTCGATCTCACCGTCCGCCAGCATCCGGGAAAGGGTCTTATCCGGTCCGATGCGTTTAAGCTCGACCCCTTCAGGGGCTGCGAAAGATACTTTTTCCGTCCGGCTGGTTTCATAGATGCCGCCCGCCCGCCAGCGAATGTCGGAGGGCTTGATTCCGTATTCGTCCTCCAGAATGCCCCGGATCCACACCGATGCGGTGACCTGATATTCCGGCGATCCCACGAGCTTGCCTTTTAGATCTTCGGGTTTGCGGATACCGCTGCGTTTGTTGATATAAATGCCGTTGTGCCGGAACCGCCGCCCCGGGAAAACAGGAATCGCCATGTAAGGGCAGCTGTTGCGGGCGGACAGGGTGAGATAGTTGGAAAAGGAAAGCTCGGAGACGTCAAATTCTTCAAAATGCAGGGCGCGGTGAAACATTTCTTCCGGTTCCAGGTCGATAAAGGTGGCATTGCACCCTTCGATCTTCACCTTCCCGGTTACAAGCGGCTGAATGCGGTCATAGTTCCAACAGGCGATGGTAATCGATTGCATGACACGAATATCCTTGGCCGTTAAAAAGAGTTCGTGGGGTTAATGTTTGTGAGGATTATAGAAAATCACATGTGTCCATATACTTATACCGGGATGCGGAGTCAATGAAATTCTCATGAAAGCCGGCTCTATACGACGAGCAATTGACGGTACGCCGTCGCGTTGCAAGGCTTAAATTTCCATGCCTGGGACCGGTTGAGGATAACTTGGCGCAGACAGGCTAAAAAAAGGTAACTAATTGTAATAAAATAAATTATGATGAGCCAAGCGGTTGTCTTGGCGTAAAAAATAATGAATTTCCCCACATCCGGGTGGGCAGTACCGGGTTATAGGCGGCGTAATCGGCGACGTAAAAGCTATAAATCTATTTTAGTCCAAAAGCGTTTTCACTCGATAATTTCGATGGCATCTGCCCCGCACTCTTTGGCCGCCCGCCTCACGACTTCATGGTATTTTTCAGGAATGGGGTCCAGCTTGACGATGGAAAGAAGCTGGTCTTCGTCATACTCAAAAACCTCCGGACAGAGTAGATTGCAATTCCGATCTCCCATGCACTGTTCGGTGATGATGGCTTTCATTGAATCCTCCTTAATCTTTTAAAGTTTAGTATTATTCTTCCGGGTCAACCGTTTTTTTGAGCCGAACGGTCTGAACACACCCGAGGAACTCGCCCGCTTTTATCAAGGGCGTAACGGTCACAGAAATGACCTTGCCATAGGGCCGTGCTTCGTAATGGACCGGATCCGTCCGTCCGTTTTTGAAATCCCGCAACATCCGGTCCAGTTTTTCATTTGCGGGCGGCTGATGGTGTGTGTGGATATCCGTCCCGATATAGTCAGGCTTGCGGTTAAGGATTTTGGTTGAATGCCGGTTATAAAAGAGGAGCGTTCCGTCGGCATCGATAATGCTCACGGCAAGGTCCACATTGTCCAACGCAAGATAGGCCATCTCAATTAATGGGTTTGGTTTCATTTTGTCTCCCGTGTCCGGTTTATATTGTGGATAAGATAAACTTTTCCGCTGCCCGCCCGGACCGTGCAGGAAGTACGGTTGTATATTATGTCGGCCTCACCTGCCTCCACCCTGGGCGGTGTTGGAAAGATGTCCAGCAGTCTGCACCGGGACAGGCGCCGGTAGACGCGAAAACCCAATTACTGTTTCTACTGGATGGCCATGGTGACAGAATACCCCAGACCCTGGGGGGCGGTGCCACCATCTTCGATGGTTTCTTCCATCTGAACGGTTCTGTCCAGGGGTTCTGCGGTCTTGTCCGGGAATGCAACTTCCCCGGGAACTTTTTCTAAAACCTCAACTGTAACCCCTTCCAGCATTTGGGTGTGAACCACATCGAACATCATCTGAAGCAGCGTCATTACTGTAACTTGGGGAAATGGTGTCTGGAGCGTTTTAGAAAGCCCGGCCAGTTTTTCGGCCAGCCGTTTGCATGCCATCAACTCGTCCATCCGGCACACCAGGTCTCGAGAGTTTGCGCGGCCGTCATATCGGGCGCGGATGCGTTCAAGGTCCTGGGCAGGGCTTTTTTCAAGCAACCTGCGGTTATTGCCCTTGTTAAAGGCCGGGTTGGCATCGAGACACTGAATGATGCGGTCGTCGGCTTTTGAGCGTTCAAGGGCGATGTGCTCCGCGAGTCTTAGCTGAATAGGTTCAGGTATACCGACGACAACCGCTTCGAGCGGCCGTGCGCTCAACACCAGGCGCTGCTGAAATTCCGTGCCGGAACTTTCCCAGAAGCTGCGGCTGAACTGAATATAGGCCGGTTCCAGGTCGCCGTTTTGAGCGAGGGTCTGCATCACTGTGTTTATCAGCTTAGGGAATTCACGGGCGGTGCGCCCAAAGAGTCTTTCATCTGTGATGATTTCGTAAATGATGCCGATGATGGCGTACCAATCCTGCAGATGGAACACCAGCGGCAGGTCTTCATGAATCTGTTGCAGGAGATGGTTGGGAAAAAAGTGAGAAGGCGTTCCATAAAACGGCGTTCCGCCCAGCCGGGGCTGGGGAAGCGATGCGCGTGATTTGCGTTCATAGTCAACAGCGGTTTCCAGATCGATCAGGCCGATGCTGTAATTTTGGGCTGATGACAAAAATTGCGGATAATCGGCCGGGTTGCCGGCAACGAGGAGATTGTCGGGCTTCAGGTCCCGCATGGCCACCCGGTTTTCTCCCATCCAGGCCAGCAGCGCCAGCAGGTTGGCGGCCATGGCGCACATGATCGGCTGATTGCGGTCAAACAGCCGATCACTTGTATAGGAAAGGAGCAGTTGCCGATAGCGTCGACCGGTTGCAATGTGGGCTGAACGGAATTTGGCAAGATGGGTTTCAAGAGCTGGGCGCTTCCGATCGAGCCCGTCCGGCGGGGCAAGCGCGATTTCCCGCCCGGCCATGCGGCACAAATACAGGTTTTTTGTCTGCCATTCGGAAAGATCGACGGCGCCATCCGATCGCGGCCCGGCAGCGCCGATTTCCTCCTGGAAGGTCGTAAAGGCTTGGTGCAGGTCCGGCCATAGATCAGCGCCCGGTTTGCCATATTTTGCTTCAAACTGAATCTGATCGGTCAGAATGTCCGTGTCCGCCTGGACTTCATCCGCGATGAGGGTTTCAGTCCGATGAAAGTCCTTTGCCACGCGGCTTAAAAAGTAGGATTTGGCCAGATCCATGAAAAAGGCAAAGCTGTCGCCTACCTTGAGAAAGCGCTGGTTTGCCGGAGACTGGAGCAGCCAGCGGGTGTATCCGGCCTCGATATGATCGTCCGACAATTTGGCCGCTTCCGGTAAAGGGTGAATTTTCTTGAGGATAACGGATATGTTGGGGATGACGCATTCTTTCGGCACCAGCTTGCGCCTGATTTTGGCCTCGGCCTGGATGCGTTCGATATAATCTTGAAAGTCGGTAATGGGGACCGGCGGGATCTTGACCACCATATGCGTATCAAATATCACATAAAAGCACTGGCTTTTACTGCCGGTGTTTTCACCGATGGCGGCAATGGCCATGCGTCGCGACCGCCAGCTGCCGTCAATTTCGATTTTCAACTCATAAACGCCCCTGTTGTCGGAATCGCTTTCTTCAACAGATTCTATTTTTACCGGCGCGTCAGGGGGCGCGCCGATCGTTTCGCGATAAAGATCGAGAAAGAGCGTTGCCACATCCATAAAGCCGGCCAACTGAGGGAGGTGCCCGTCGGGCCTGGATTCAGCCTTAACGCCGGGTTTAACTTTTTTGACAAAAAACAGTCGTCCCCGTTTGATGCCGACGAACGCCAGGAGGCCGAAAATCAGAACACCGGCAATTTCCGGCAGCAGGGAGCCGATTCTGCCGGCAATGCCCCGCAGGACCGACGCCGGCCCGGACACCGAACCGGCGGACGTGGTTAACCATTTCAGTGTGTCATGAAAATGAGCCGTCAGCAAAGGTCTGTAGCAGCTCGGCGCCGCCCATGAACCCTGAACGATTTCATTTATATCCGTCAGCGCGACCCACCACTCCCGGCCGCCGCGCTGGTAAAGGATCTTGTCGTCGACATACCGGATGTTGTCGGCGATAATGGGGTTTCCTGCAAAGGGGATCATGATCTGTTTTTGGAGCCCGGCAAGCGTCCACCAGGCCACCAGGCCGATGACAACCGCTATTAATAGTCGCACTGTCCAGCGTTTCAACATTAAAATCCAAACCCGAAGGTTACACCATAAGTGAGGGTATTGTTTTCCGGTTCATAGACAAATAACCCGGTGGGCGCACCATAATAGGTCAAGATTGCATAATCGGACGGGCCCACATCCCAGTAGCGGAAAAAGGGTTCGATGTACCAGGATAATCTTGTAGAGATATGATTTCTGAACTGAAATGAAATCCTTACCCCAAAACCATCCCCGAAGCTTTGGGTGTTCTCGGGATCGTTGTATCCCGGATCTGCATCGCTGAGATGGCTGGTAACCCATCCTTTCCAGAAAAGATCATATTCCCCGCTAAAGCCCCACGACCATTTACTTGAAACAGGTCCGGTCAATTTGAATCCTATTGGCGTATAAAGGTATAGAATCTCGCGCGCGTAACCGCCGGAACCCTGAATCGTATCGTTCCAGTAACGCAGCCCAAATCCGAGAAAGGGCGTCACTTTATTTTTACCCTGGTAAATATTACCCCCGAGCAGGGTGCGAATTTCAAATAGGTAGTCGTCGGTATCCGCTTTGACCGGGGTGCCGCCCCAGGTGCTGCCATCATAATCGAGACTGCCGGCTGCGTATTCAAGGCTGCTGTCGATCATGACGGCTTTGTGGTTGTATGCATATCGTCCCATGATACCATACAGAAAGCCTTTTTCAGACATGAGCGATGGTTCTTCATACTCAAAACGGAAGACGACCGGAGCAATCTCAAAGCTGTGAGGTGATGATGATCCGCTTGATGGAGTCGCAGTGAAAGAAAGCTTTTCATTACCCGAGAGATGCTGCGGCAGAGACGCAATGTTTATTTTTACGAAATAGGTTTCAATTATTTTTCCATTTACATTTATAAATCGACTGATTTTATTGTCGCTCAGCCGCCAGATTGCATGTGCCCAAAAGGTTACGCCGGCGTTTATGAGCCACTCGTCGGCAGTCCAATGAGCATCCAATGGCCGGATGTTTTTAATGGTCGTTTGGTTGATAAACTTTTTCCAGGGTTCAAAAGCGGTATCTTTCAGTACACCCTTGTCGCCGTATACTTGGACAATGGATCCGTTTTCACTTTGCCAGAATCCGGCAAACGCGTTTTCATTGCCCCAGGCTTGATTGCGGTCAAACATAGACGTGCTTATCATGGTTGCAGATATAATGATGAAAAGGTAATGGATCAGTCTGTTTTTTCTCACAACTCCTCCCTTAAAGATGGAAAAGAA contains:
- a CDS encoding ferredoxin, with translation MKAIITEQCMGDRNCNLLCPEVFEYDEDQLLSIVKLDPIPEKYHEVVRRAAKECGADAIEIIE
- a CDS encoding peptidylprolyl isomerase, yielding MKKTILFALLLCLYVTVAAPLTAAENQKNPVYVIKTSSGDILLELFAKEAPETVKNFIALTEGRKEYTDPKTKVKVKKHFYDNLIFHRVIKDFMIQGGCPQGDGTGGPGYTFDDEINATALGLDKIKAVQPDGTVHPSLLVRSREDFSQIVVMPLARKMGITSQQQFQDRIQEIQQKVSELSLKDCYENLGYRYNDKLKSTPPLRGVIAMANTGANSNGSQFFINLVDTPWLAGKHTVFGKVIQGMEVADKIAEMPVDENSKPQKAVRILSIRKDRREDGLGDRK
- a CDS encoding PAS domain-containing protein, with amino-acid sequence MKPNPLIEMAYLALDNVDLAVSIIDADGTLLFYNRHSTKILNRKPDYIGTDIHTHHQPPANEKLDRMLRDFKNGRTDPVHYEARPYGKVISVTVTPLIKAGEFLGCVQTVRLKKTVDPEE
- a CDS encoding type I restriction endonuclease subunit R: MSPALYTEDTLVQQTTAEYLEHQLGWESVYAYNTETFGPEGTLGRGDDREVVLTRYLYLKLMEFNPGLPDDAYQEAVRQITSITAAQTLLTTNREKHELIKDGIQVTFRNDKGERVRQRLKVFDYADPTNNHFLCVREFWVRGDLYRRRADIVGFVNGLPLLFMELKNVSKDIRAAYEKNFKDYKDTVPHLFHHNAFVVLANGMDAKLGSVTSRFEHFHEWKRLAEDQPGAVEMETLLKGVCDKRNFMDLVENLIVFDDSSSGPKKILARNHQFLGVNRAIEAVVDRKNRQGKLGVFWHTQGAGKSYSMVFFTRKIHRKLGGNFTFLILTDREDLDTQIYKTFAGCGVVDNDRDPCRASSGKHLNRLLVQHKSHIFSLIQKFNQDANSAAGHTLRDDVIVITDEAHRTQYGTLALNMRNILPNASYIGFTGTPLFKDDEITRRVFGEYISTYDFQRAVEDKATVPLYYDSRGEKLGIVIGDLNERVAEKIEELEIEDINVAQRLEQELKRDYHVITAGKRLDQIARDFVRHYSNAWELGKTMLLCIDKITCVRMYRLIEFYWQERIRELEKESTSAADEQEESFLRRQVEWMRETRMAVVISEEQGEVEKFRKWDLEIAPHRRLVKDGIDLPESMRQQPQFRNMQRMALDDAFKEEQHPFRIAIVCAMWLTGFDVPCLSTLYLDKPLKAHTLMQAIARANRVNEGKNNGLIVDYCGILKNLRKALGTFAGQGAGGQGGEIEPAKPEEELLADLVEAISFIRAFLRDRGASLDEIITKTGFERNGAILSAKEAANENDETRKRFEVMCREVFKKFKACINVKEINVHRAEYDAINVVYKSLQQDREKADITDIIRQLHMVVDKAIVVNPDTAAEGQKPFDISRIDFDRLRREFERSKAKQTTIQNLKQAIEQRLRRLLEQNPLRTDFQRHYEEIVAEYNREKDRVTIEKTFEELFRFSNGLDEEERRAMREGLDEESLAIFDLLKKPDLTSSDIRRIKAVAVGLLERLKAEKLRVDHWRDKESTRDAVRIAIRDFL